In Clostridia bacterium, the genomic stretch CTGCCCATGCGGGTTTCGGCCGGCTTCTTCGTGACCGGCTTATCCGGGAAAATCTTGATCCAGACCTTGCCGCCGCGGCGGATGTGGCGCGTGAGGGCCACGCGCGCCGCCTCGATCTGGCGGTCGGTGATCCACGCCGGTTCGAGCGCCTCAAGCCCGTACTCGCCGTAGATGACCTCGGTGCCGCGCGTCGCCATGCCCTTCATGCGGCCGCGATGCTGACGGCGCCACTTGACGCGCTTGGGCATCAGCATGTCAGGAAACCCCCTCTTCGGCGTGGACGGCCTCGCCCTCCGGCGCCGCGCCGGCCCTGCGAGCCTTCGGCAGGACCTCGCCCTTGTAGATCCACACCTTGACGCCGATCTGGCCGTACGTGGTGAACGCTTCCGCGAAACCGTAGTCGATGTCCGCGCGGAGCGTGTGGAGCGGCACCGAGCCCTCGGCCGTCCACTCCGTGCGGCTCATCTCCGCTCCGCCGAGACGGCCCGAGACCATGATCTTGACGCCCAGCGCGCGGCTGCGCATGGCCCGCTGCGCCGCCTGCTTGATGGCGCGGCGGAACGCGACGCGCCGCTCAAGCTGCAGGGCGACGCCCTCGGCCACGAGCTGCGCGTCCAGCTCCGGATTCTTGATCTCCACGATGTTCACATTGACCTGCTTGCCGGTGCGACGCTCCAGCTCCTGGCGGAGGTTCTCCACTTCCGTGCCGCCGCGGCCGATGACCATGCCCGGCTTCGCCGTGTGGATCGTCACCTTCAAGCGGTTCGCCGCACGCTCGATCTCCACGCGGGAGACGCCGGCGTCCTTGAACTGCTTCTTCACGTAGTCCCGGATCTCAAGGTCCTCGTGGAGAAGCTCAGCGTAGTTCTTGTCGGCGTACCAGCGCGCGTCCCAGTCGCGGATGATGCCGAGCCGCAGGCCCTTCGGATGGATCTTCTGGCCCATCTCAGCTCTCCTCCCTTTCGCGCAGGACGACGGTGATGTGCGATGTCCGGCGCAGGATCGGGAACGCCTGTCCGCGCATGTGCGGCTGGATCCGCTTCATCACGGGACCGCCGTCCGCGAACGCCTCCGCGATGTACAGCCGGTCCTCGTCCATGTGGTAGTTGTTGACGGCGTTCGCCGCGGCCGACTTCACCAGCTTTGAAACGATCCGCGCGGCGCGCTTCGGGGTGAAGCGCAGGATGGCCTGAGCTTCCTCGACGCTCTTGCCGCGGACCAGGTCGAGCACGATCCGCACCTTGTTCGGGGCGATGTGCACGTGGCTGGCCCTTGCGCGGGCTTCGAGCGCCGGTCCGGTGTTCGCCATTGCCATCGCCTCCTTCACTTCAGTGCGGTCGAGCGCTCGGTGTGGTCCCCGTGGCCGCGGAACGTCCGCGTCGGCGCGAACTCCCCGAGCTTGTGGCCGACCATGTCTTCCGTGATGTACACGGGCACGTGCTTGCGGCCGTCATGGACGGCGATCGTGTGCCCGACCATTTCGGGGACGATCGTGCTGGCACGGGCCCACGTACGGATCACGCGCTTTTCGTTGTTCGCGTTGAGGGCCTCGATCTTCCGCATGAGGTTCGGGTCGACGTACGGGCCCTTCTTCCGGCTTCGAGACACGCTACGCCCCCCTCCTTAGCTCCTCTTGCGAGGACGGACGATGTACTTGTCGGTCGGATTCTTCCGCTTCCTCGTGCGCTTGCCCAGCGCCGGCTTGCCCCACGGCGTGACCGGGTGCGGGCGCCCGATGGGCGCCTTGCCCTCGCCGCCGCCGTGCGGGTGGTCGACCGGGTTCATCACCGAGCCGCGCACCGTCGGGCGGATGCCCAGCCAGCGCCTGCGGCCCGCCTTGCCGATCTTCACGTTCTCATGGTCAAGGTTGCCGACCTGGCCGATGGTGGCGCGGCACTCCAGCCGGATGAGGCGGACCTCGCTTGACGGAAGCCGCACGTGGGCGTAGTCGCCCTCCTTGGCCACGAGCTGCGCCTCCGCGCCCGCCGCGCGCGCGAGCTGGCCGCCGCGGCCGGGGTACAGCTCCACGTTGTGGATCGTCGTGCCCAGCGGGATCCGCGACAGCGGCAGCGCGTTCCCGGGGCGGATGTCGGCGTTCTCGCCGGACTCGACGATGTCGCCCACGTTCAGCCCCACAGGGGCGAGGATGTAGCGCTTCTCGCCGTCCGCGTAGTGCAGGAGCGCGATGTTCGCGGAGCGGTTCGGGTCGTACTCGATGGACGCGACCTTCGCCGGGATCCCGTCCTTGTCGCGCTTGAAGTCGATGACGCGGTACAGCCGCTTGTGGCCGCCGCCGCGGTGACGCACCGTGATGCGCCCCTGGTTGTTGCGGCCGGCCTGCTTCTTGAGCGGCTCGACCAGCCGGCGCTCGGGTTCGTTCGGGGCCAGCCCAGGCGTCTTCAACACCGTCATCTGACGGCGTCCCGGTGAAGTCGGCTTGAACTTTTTGATCGCCATGGCATTCCCTCCCTCGGCCGGACTAGATCAAGCCCTCGAAAAATTCGATGCGGCTGCCGGGGGCGAGCGTCACGATCGCCTTCTTCGTCTCCGGCGTACGCCCCACGTACTTCCCCATGCGCCGCGTCTTGCCCGGCGTGCGCAGGGTGTTCACCTTGAGCACCTTGACCTTGAAAATCTCCTGGATCGCGTCCTTGATCTGCGTCTTGGTGGCGTTGCGCGCCACCTCGAACGTGTACTTCTGGTCCTGCAACCCCGCCATGCTCTGTTCCGTGATGATCGGGCGGATGATCACGTCGTGCTTGTTCATCGGGCCAGCACCTCTTCCATCCGCGCCAGCGCGTCCTTGGCGATGACGAGGTCGCTGTGCTGCAGCACCTCATACGTGTTCAGGTCGGCCGCCGCCCGGACGGTGACGCCTTCCACGTTCCGCCCCGACAGGTACACGTTCGGGTCGTGGCTCGCCGTCACAACGAGCGTGCGGTGACCGACGTGCGGCAGCTTCTCCAACAGCCGCACGAGCTGCTTCGTCTGCGGCTTGTCGAAGCCCAGCCCCTCGACGACGACCACCCCGCCGTCGCTCGCGCGAGCGGAAAGCGCGCTCGCCAGCGCGCGCCGGCGCATCTTCTTGGGGATGGACAGGCGATAGTCGCGCGGGTGCGGGCCGAAGACGACGCCGCCGTGCCGCCAGTGCGGCGCGCGGATGCTCCCCTGACGCGCGCGGCCCGTGTGCTTCTGCCGCCAGGGCTTGCGGCCGCCGCCGCTGACCATGCCGCGCGTGCGCGTCGCGTGCGTGCCCTGGCGCTGGTTGGCCGCATACACTTCGACGGCCTGCTTCATGAGCGCGCGGTTGACCGGCTGCCCGAACACCGACTCGGGCAGCTCGATCTCGCCGAGCGCCTCGCCGTTCACGTTGTACAACGCTGCCTTTGGCATGTCGAACTCGCTCCCTATCGATCCGCAGCCGCGCGGATGATCACCGTCGAGCCCCTGGCGCCCGGCACCGCACCCTTGACCAGGAGCAGGTTCCGCTCCGGATCCGCGCGGACGACTTCCAGGTTTCGCACGGTGACGCGCTCGTTGCCCATGTGCCCCGGCATGTGCTTGCCCTTGAACACGCGGGACGGGAAGGACGAAGCGCCCATGGAGCCCACGCGGCGGTGGTACTTCGAGCCGTGGCTCATCGGACCGCGTCCGGAGTGCCAGCGCTTGACGACGCCCGCAAACCCCTTGCCCCGGCTGATGCCGGTGACGTGGACGCGG encodes the following:
- the rpsC gene encoding 30S ribosomal protein S3, giving the protein MGQKIHPKGLRLGIIRDWDARWYADKNYAELLHEDLEIRDYVKKQFKDAGVSRVEIERAANRLKVTIHTAKPGMVIGRGGTEVENLRQELERRTGKQVNVNIVEIKNPELDAQLVAEGVALQLERRVAFRRAIKQAAQRAMRSRALGVKIMVSGRLGGAEMSRTEWTAEGSVPLHTLRADIDYGFAEAFTTYGQIGVKVWIYKGEVLPKARRAGAAPEGEAVHAEEGVS
- the rplC gene encoding 50S ribosomal protein L3, with the translated sequence MAKGILGKKLGMTQIFDDQGRAVPVTVIEAGPCPVVLVRTVERDGYEAVQLGFGEIKPSRLNKPERGHLAKRNIPPVRTLKEFRWSGELPAEGDVIRVDIFQSGDRVHVTGISRGKGFAGVVKRWHSGRGPMSHGSKYHRRVGSMGASSFPSRVFKGKHMPGHMGNERVTVRNLEVVRADPERNLLLVKGAVPGARGSTVIIRAAADR
- the rplW gene encoding 50S ribosomal protein L23, which gives rise to MNKHDVIIRPIITEQSMAGLQDQKYTFEVARNATKTQIKDAIQEIFKVKVLKVNTLRTPGKTRRMGKYVGRTPETKKAIVTLAPGSRIEFFEGLI
- the rplP gene encoding 50S ribosomal protein L16; translated protein: MLMPKRVKWRRQHRGRMKGMATRGTEVIYGEYGLEALEPAWITDRQIEAARVALTRHIRRGGKVWIKIFPDKPVTKKPAETRMGSGKGAPDHWVAVVKPGRILFELAGVPEDVAREAMRLAGHKLPIKTRFVKRDSGGEAREG
- the rpsS gene encoding 30S ribosomal protein S19; this encodes MSRSRKKGPYVDPNLMRKIEALNANNEKRVIRTWARASTIVPEMVGHTIAVHDGRKHVPVYITEDMVGHKLGEFAPTRTFRGHGDHTERSTALK
- the rplD gene encoding 50S ribosomal protein L4, with amino-acid sequence MPKAALYNVNGEALGEIELPESVFGQPVNRALMKQAVEVYAANQRQGTHATRTRGMVSGGGRKPWRQKHTGRARQGSIRAPHWRHGGVVFGPHPRDYRLSIPKKMRRRALASALSARASDGGVVVVEGLGFDKPQTKQLVRLLEKLPHVGHRTLVVTASHDPNVYLSGRNVEGVTVRAAADLNTYEVLQHSDLVIAKDALARMEEVLAR
- the rplB gene encoding 50S ribosomal protein L2; translated protein: MAIKKFKPTSPGRRQMTVLKTPGLAPNEPERRLVEPLKKQAGRNNQGRITVRHRGGGHKRLYRVIDFKRDKDGIPAKVASIEYDPNRSANIALLHYADGEKRYILAPVGLNVGDIVESGENADIRPGNALPLSRIPLGTTIHNVELYPGRGGQLARAAGAEAQLVAKEGDYAHVRLPSSEVRLIRLECRATIGQVGNLDHENVKIGKAGRRRWLGIRPTVRGSVMNPVDHPHGGGEGKAPIGRPHPVTPWGKPALGKRTRKRKNPTDKYIVRPRKRS
- the rplV gene encoding 50S ribosomal protein L22, with amino-acid sequence MANTGPALEARARASHVHIAPNKVRIVLDLVRGKSVEEAQAILRFTPKRAARIVSKLVKSAAANAVNNYHMDEDRLYIAEAFADGGPVMKRIQPHMRGQAFPILRRTSHITVVLREREES